The sequence GCTTGTCGATGATCACCTCACCGGCCACCGGGGCCACCTCGGGCACGATCTCCCAGCCCGGCTCGCCCCTGACCAGGATCCGGCCGGCCGGGCCGGCGGCGCCGATCTCGGCGCCGATGCGCGCCGAACGCCACCGCTTGTTCGCCGGCAGGTCCGACAGCTGCGGGTCGTGCCCCTCCCGGGTGTGTACGACAAGCATCCCGAGCGATCGTGCGTGCTCCAGCAGCCGGGCAGTGGCCGGCAGGCCGGCCCGGGTGAGGCCGATGTCGTAACCCATCGCGTCGACGTAGCCGCCCGGTCCGCAGAAGTCGGTCTGCCAGTCGATGCAGAGCAGTGCGGTACGCGCGGTGTCCGCCGCGCCGTCGTAGGGCCACGGGTAGGGGTTGGCCGTTACCGGCCCGATGCTGCCCATCCTCTCGCCTCCTGTCGTGATCGCTGGTGCTGCCGCGTCAGCGCCGGGCCGCGGAACGGCGGTACGCCCGCCACCCGCCGCTGGCGCTGATGTCTTCGGCCGGCGGGCCCGCCGCATACGCTTCGCAGAGGAAACCGAGCACATCCCGTCCGTCGTGCAGCCGGATCCAGCCGACCGAGAGCGGGGCCGGCACGCCGGCCAGCAGCCCACCGAGCGCGGCGCTGGGCAGCCGCCACAGCTCCACCTCGATCGGGTGGCCCGGCGACCCGTCCGGGCCGGTCCGGACCAGGCCCGGCAGTCCGTCGCCGTCGGGGGTGTCCATCCGGTACAGCCGGTAGAGCGGTGCGGTGCGGGCGGTGCCGGCGAGGACCGCGCCGTGCCCGAGCAACTCGCCGTTGCGGGACTCGCCGGTCAGGTGCCGGCCGACCACGGCGATCAGCAGTTCCGCCGTACGCTGGGGCGGCGGTGAGCCGGCCTCGACCGCGCCGGTCGGCGCACCGCCCTCGGTGAGGGTGGCGGCCAGCCGGGCCAGTGTGGTGTCGCTGAACGCCGGGCCGACCAGGGTCAGGCTCGCCGGGCGGCCGGAGCTGGTGAACCCGTTGGGTACGGTCACCGCGGCCAGGTCGAGCAGGTTCGCGAACTGGGTGTAGCGGCCGAGCATGGCGTTCCGCCCGATCGGGTCCTCGGCGATCTCGTCGAGGGTGAAGGTGGTGCCGACGGTGGGCACCACCAGCACGTCGATGTCCTCCCAGAGCTGGTCGACCTGCGCTCGCAGTTCGCGCAGGCGGTGCTGACCCCGGAAGGCGTCGATCGCGTCGTAGCGCCACCCGGTCTC comes from Micromonospora vinacea and encodes:
- the biuH gene encoding biuret amidohydrolase codes for the protein MGSIGPVTANPYPWPYDGAADTARTALLCIDWQTDFCGPGGYVDAMGYDIGLTRAGLPATARLLEHARSLGMLVVHTREGHDPQLSDLPANKRWRSARIGAEIGAAGPAGRILVRGEPGWEIVPEVAPVAGEVIIDKPGKGAFYATNLDLVLRTRGITHLILTGITTDVCVHTTMREANDRGYECLILSDCTGATDKANHDAALHMVTMQGGVFGCVTTSDDVIAATAR